The sequence below is a genomic window from Brevibacillus laterosporus.
ATGGGCACTACCGGCATCGTGATATCTTGTTCAGATAAAGCTAATGTATCTGCTAGCCCTATGGACATGGAGTGTAACACAATTCCTCGATGGGTATAGATAACACCTTTTGGATTCCCTGTAGTAGCAGATGTGTAACACATACCGGCCGGATCGTTCTCTTGGATGTCAGTTGGATATTGATAGGAAGGATCTGCTTGGTTTAGCAGCTGTTCATAGGAATATAGAGGTTCTAGGGATGAGGCAGGCAATTGATCATGATCTGTCATCAGTACATAGGCCTTTACACTGTGTAAATGATCTTTTATTTGCTCGAGTAAAGGAAGGATATCATCGTCCACCAACAATACCTGATCTTCTGCGTGATTAATGATGTAGATAATGTGTTCAGGAGATAATCGGATATTGATGGTATGCAAAACCGCCCCCATACTAGGAATGGCAAAGTAAGCTTCCAAATGTCGGTGATGATTCCATGCAAGAGTCCCTACTCGTTCTCCACGTTTAATGCCTAGCGATTCAAGCGCACTAGCCAAACGTCGTGTTCTCTCTCCAATCTCTCGGTAAGTAAATCGATAGATACCTGTAGACGTACGTGATATTACCTGTTTTTTACCAAACATTTTTTCTGCTCTTTCCATCATAGGCGCAAGTGTTAACTGTGCATTCATCATTGCAAACTCCCCCTCTTTTTTTTCAATATTTTGGGACCGGAGCTATTCTAGTTGCACGAACCGCCTGAAAACGTTTGCTTCTGAATATTCATTCTTGCTAATTCTTGTATTTCCTTTCCCAAGCCCCAAAGAAAGTTGTAAAATAGTACAAATAAACAATTGTATATTTCTGTCTTAATAAAGGAGAATATCATATATGGTAATTATTGTAAAAATATCTACAGAACAGCAATGGAATACTGCCAAGGAACAAGGTATATATCTACATCCATCCCTAGAGACAGAAGGATTTATTCACTGCTCAACGCCAGATCAATTTGAAGGCGTTGCTAATCGCATATACAAAGGACAAAACAATTTACTACTCTTAGTGATTGATCCTACTCGACTTAGCGCGGAATTAAAATATGATCCAGCCAAAGACGGACAATTGTATCCTCATATTTATGGCCCCCTCAATGTAGATGCCGTCATTCGAGTAATATCGTTTTCATCTGACAAAAAAGGATATTTTTCCCTACCTGCCGAACTTTCTTCCTTGTAACGAAAGTCTAGTTATAAAGAAGGGAAGTGTCAGGATGAACCCCGTTCAACAATTTTTTGTCAAGCAAGTCCCATTTGCCCAAACAATTGGAGTTACCATCACACACACATCATCTGGAGAAGCATGTGCCAAGCTCCCTTTTTCTCCTTCTAATGTAAATCATGTTGGCACCATTCATGCTGGTGCCCTATTTACATTAGCTGAATCAGCCGCTGCTGCTTCCATTTTATCTACCTTTTCTGACTTAGTTCCTCATATTTTGCTACTGGTTACCAAAAGTTCTGTCGAATACACCGCACCAGCTCAAGGTAATATTGTAGCGATCGCTTCCATTTCCAAAGAGACTGAGCAATTGGTTCGCAACACACTTTTGCAGCCCAACGATCGGATACGTTTTACCATACACACTGAAATCAAGCAGGAGGGAGCCGATGAAATAAGTGCATTGGCTCAATTTGAGATGTATATGAAGCGTAACGAAGAAGGTAAACAATAGCGTTATCAACGTTACTAACACTGGATGAGACAGGTCGTGAATGATATGAATTTATTTTCTTCCGGTAACGATACGTTATTTCAGTCCATTATTGCCGAAGCTCCGTTAGGCATCATTAGCGTGGCGGATACTGGTCACATCCTTAGCTGCAATCATGCAGCCAGTAGCACATTTGGCTACCGGGAAGAAGAGATCATCGGCAAATCCTTTCCTATCTTATTTCCAACCATTCATGGATCTACCTTTCATTCTTTATTTCAACAAGGAAACCAATCCATTCCTTTATATAATCAGGAATGGATTGGTTTACACAAGAATGGAGCTAGCTTTTCCATAGATGTACACACAACAATCATTACAAACAGTACTCCTCGAATTCTTGCCATCTATGTCAAACAAAATCAGAGTCAAAAATCGGACCTTTACCAGTCCCTGTTTGAGCAGAATCCTTTCCTTGTATATTCTACGGACTTACAAGGCAGAATTTTCAGTTTAAACCATGCAAGCGAACAGATTCTAGGCTACTCCGCACATGAGTTAATTGGCCGTTCTTATCAAGATTTGATGATGTTTGAGGAAGATCGAACTGCCGAAAGTATACGATTCCGTCGTGTTCTTCAAGGAGGGCATTATAAGCTAGAAATCCCCTTTTGCAATAAACGTGGGCACCTGATCTACATTTGCCTGATCAGTTTTCCTAAAGTATTTGAGTCACAGGTAGTAGGCGTGTATTTTATGGGGTTTGATATTACGGCTCGAAAACAAACAGAGCGTGCTCTCATGATGGCTCAGGAAGATTTGAAAAACACGCTTCAAATGCAAAAAGGCATGACCTTTAAGTTTATCAAATCAGGTAAAGAATTTATCTATACAATGGCAGATGGAGAACTGTTGTATCGTCTTGGTCTCACACCAGAATATGTGGTAGGTCGACGTATGCAAGATGTGCTCCCTTATCTACAAAGTAAACGCAGTTACTACGAAAAAGCCTGGCAAGGAGAGACTGTCAGCTATGAAGAAAATGTGATAGGAGTCTGCTATGTAGCCTCCTTGCGTCCTATTATGCGTAATGATCGTGTGGTAGAGGTTATTGCTTCATGTATCGACATTACAGAACGAAAAAAAGCAGAAGAAGAACTGCGGTCAACCAAGGATTTACTCGAATCTCTATTTACCAACTCAACCGATGCGATCTATGTCTTGGATCTAGACGGTACTGTATTACGTATTAATCATGCCTTTGAAAAAATGTATGGCTGGAGTAGCGATGAAGTAGTTGGTCGCCCATTGCATGATTTTGTGCCAAATGATTCACAGCAGATGATTTTCGTATGCCGTGATAAGCAGGAGAATGACTACATCACCAGCTATGAAACACTTCAGGAGCGAAGAGATGGTAGCAAAATCTATGTCAGCTTGAGCCTATCTCCAATTCATGATGCAACAGGAAGAATTGTGGGAACAGCGACTATTTCTCGAGATATTACGGAGCGAAAAGCAACAGAGCAACTATTGCTTAACTCTGAAAAATTATCTGCTATAGGTGAATTAGCTGCTGGGGTAGCCCATGAAATTCGCAATCCCTTAGCAGCTTTGCGCGGGTTCGTTCAATTGCTACGCTCATCCGTAAAAGACTACCAGCCATATTTTCAAATTATGCTGACCGAATTAGATCGTATTAACATGATTGTTAGCGAACTATTAGTTCTCTCAAAACCACAAGTATTACGTTTACAGCGAAAAAGCCTACATCAATTGTTGACCAGCGTTGTTTTGCTTTTACAGACGCAAGCTATTATTAGTAATGTACAAGTACTACTTGAATTTGGTGAAGATGATCCTTATGTAGAATGCGAGGAAAACCAATTAAAGCAGGTTTTTATCAATTTACTTAAAAACTCTTTGGAAGCAATGGATAGTGGTGGCATTATACAAATTACAGTAAGCACAAAAGAAGAAAGTACTTATATTCAAGTAG
It includes:
- a CDS encoding DUF4442 domain-containing protein: MNPVQQFFVKQVPFAQTIGVTITHTSSGEACAKLPFSPSNVNHVGTIHAGALFTLAESAAAASILSTFSDLVPHILLLVTKSSVEYTAPAQGNIVAIASISKETEQLVRNTLLQPNDRIRFTIHTEIKQEGADEISALAQFEMYMKRNEEGKQ
- a CDS encoding DUF952 domain-containing protein, whose translation is MVIIVKISTEQQWNTAKEQGIYLHPSLETEGFIHCSTPDQFEGVANRIYKGQNNLLLLVIDPTRLSAELKYDPAKDGQLYPHIYGPLNVDAVIRVISFSSDKKGYFSLPAELSSL
- a CDS encoding PAS domain S-box protein: MNLFSSGNDTLFQSIIAEAPLGIISVADTGHILSCNHAASSTFGYREEEIIGKSFPILFPTIHGSTFHSLFQQGNQSIPLYNQEWIGLHKNGASFSIDVHTTIITNSTPRILAIYVKQNQSQKSDLYQSLFEQNPFLVYSTDLQGRIFSLNHASEQILGYSAHELIGRSYQDLMMFEEDRTAESIRFRRVLQGGHYKLEIPFCNKRGHLIYICLISFPKVFESQVVGVYFMGFDITARKQTERALMMAQEDLKNTLQMQKGMTFKFIKSGKEFIYTMADGELLYRLGLTPEYVVGRRMQDVLPYLQSKRSYYEKAWQGETVSYEENVIGVCYVASLRPIMRNDRVVEVIASCIDITERKKAEEELRSTKDLLESLFTNSTDAIYVLDLDGTVLRINHAFEKMYGWSSDEVVGRPLHDFVPNDSQQMIFVCRDKQENDYITSYETLQERRDGSKIYVSLSLSPIHDATGRIVGTATISRDITERKATEQLLLNSEKLSAIGELAAGVAHEIRNPLAALRGFVQLLRSSVKDYQPYFQIMLTELDRINMIVSELLVLSKPQVLRLQRKSLHQLLTSVVLLLQTQAIISNVQVLLEFGEDDPYVECEENQLKQVFINLLKNSLEAMDSGGIIQITVSTKEESTYIQVVDQGCGIPDELISQLGQPFISTKEKGTGLGLMITQKIIKEHRGNLSITSEVGKGTTITIRLPLAHPPVI